The proteins below are encoded in one region of Doryrhamphus excisus isolate RoL2022-K1 chromosome 4, RoL_Dexc_1.0, whole genome shotgun sequence:
- the adora2aa gene encoding adenosine A2a receptor a has translation MLENSAASAPYIALELLIAVFSVLGNVLVCWAVFLNSNLQSHTNFFVVSLAVADIAVGVLAIPFAIVISIGFCSNFYGCLFIACFVLILTQSSIFSLLAIAMDRYIAIKLPLRYNSLVTGQRAQCIIAICWFLSIIIGLTPMMGWHKFSQKETNGCPPGLMRCLFEEVVVMDYMVYFNFFACVIIPLLLMLAIYLCIFMAARHQLKLMEVKACHGEKSRSTLQKEVQAAKSLAIIVGLFAVCWLPLHIINCFTLFCPECQRPPLWIIYVAIILSHRNSVINPFIYAYRIREFRQTFRKIIWRHILGRQEVMEIRGSKRNSIHSSINDSIRFKANCLSFDRFTEQGSSSSISQNSHASSGGGGLVLGVSPTPLGVSKVEPIRPTPIVMCHHLQCLAGPQGVEEYEPQKQSSAQEEPRINRYNGKSNMTELAKAS, from the exons ATGTTGGAAAACTCTGCCGCCTCGGCTCCTTACATCGCGCTGGAGCTGCTGATCGCCGTGTTCTCCGTGTTGGGCAACGTGCTGGTCTGTTGGGCCGTGTTCCTCAACAGCAACCTGCAAAGCCACACCAACTTCTTTGTGGTGTCGCTCGCCGTGGCGGACATCGCCGTGGGCGTCCTGGCTATTCCGTTCGCCATCGTCATCAGCATCGGTTTCTGCTCCAATTTTTACGGATGCCTCTTCATCGCCTGTTTTGTGCTCATCCTCACTCAGAGCTCTATCTTTAGCTTGCTGGCCATCGCCATGGATCGCTACATCGCTATCAAGTTACCGCTCAG GTACAACAGTCTCGTGACGGGCCAGAGGGCGCAGTGCATCATTGCCATCTGTTGGTTCCTCTCCATCATCATCGGCCTCACCCCCATGATGGGCTGGCACAAGTTCTCTCAGAAAGAAACCAACGGGTGTCCGCCGGGCCTCATGAGGTGCCTCTTCGAGGAAGTGGTTGTCATGGATTACATGGTGTACTTTAACTTTTTCGCCTGCGTCATCATCccgctgctgctgatgctggcCATCTACCTGTGTATCTTCATGGCTGCTCGCCACCAGCTTAAACTCATGGAGGTGAAAGCGTGTCACGGGGAGAAGTCGCGCTCCACTCTTCAAAAAGAGGTCCAAGCCGCCAAGAGTCTAGCCATCATAGTGGGGCTATTTGCGGTGTGCTGGTTGCCGCTTCACATCATTAACTGTTTTACTCTTTTCTGCCCCGAGTGTCAGCGTCCTCCTCTGTGGATCATCTACGTGGCTATTATACTTTCTCACAGAAACTCTGTAATCAACCCGTTTATTTACGCGTACCGCATCAGGGAATTCCGGCAAACATTCCGGAAAATTATTTGGCGGCACATATTAGGGCGACAGGAGGTGATGGAAATACGTGGTAGTAAACGCAACTCCATTCACAGCAGCATTAACGACTCCATTCGATTTAAGGCAAACTGCCTCAGCTTTGATCGTTTCACCGAGCagggaagcagcagcagcatctccCAAAACTCTCATGCTTCCTCCGGAGGAGGCGGCCTAGTATTGGGAGTATCCCCAACGCCCCTTGGTGTCTCTAAAGTGGAACCCATTAGACCAACTCCAATAGTCATGTGTCATCATCTGCAGTGTTTGGCCGGACCGCAGGGTGTGGAGGAATACGAACCGCAGAAGCAGAGTTCCGCCCAGGAAGAACCACGGATTAACAGGTACAACGGGAAGAGCAACATGACTGAACTGGCAAAAGCGTCCTGA